The following proteins are encoded in a genomic region of Brachypodium distachyon strain Bd21 chromosome 1, Brachypodium_distachyon_v3.0, whole genome shotgun sequence:
- the LOC100845871 gene encoding peptidyl-prolyl cis-trans isomerase has product MPNPRVFLDVTLNDAPAGRIEMELYAKEVPKTAENFRALCTGEKGVSKSGKPLHYKGSTFHRVIPGHICQGGDFTRGNGTGGESIYGDKFPDENFCQKHQHEEAAVSMVNAGPNTNGSQFFICCKDAHWLDGKHVVFGRVVDGMEVVKTIESVGCSSGATSKVVKIADCGQVS; this is encoded by the coding sequence ATGCCCAACCCTCGCGTGTTCTTGGATGTGACCCTGAACGACGCACCGGCAGGCCGCATCGAGATGGAGCTGTACGCGAAAGAGGTCCCCAAGACGGCGGAGAACTTCCGTGCGCTGTGCACCGGCGAGAAGGGGGTCAGCAAGAGCGGGAAGCCGCTCCACTACAAGGGGTCCACCTTCCACCGCGTGATCCCCGGGCACATCTGCCAGGGCGGCGACTTCACCCGCGGCAATGGAACCGGCGGCGAGTCCATCTACGGCGACAAGTTCCCCGACGAGAATTTCTGTCAAAAGCACCAGCACGAGGAGGCTGCGGTGTCCATGGTCAACGCCGGGCCCAACACCAACGGATCCCAGTTCTTCATCTGCTGCAAGGACGCCCACTGGCTCGACGGCAAGCACGTCGTCTTCGGGAGGGTCGTCGATGGCATGGAAGTCGTGAAGACCATCGAGAGTGTGGGGTGCAGCAGTGGCGCCACCTCCAAGGTGGTCAAGATCGCCGACTGCGGCCAGGTCTCCTAG